The following are encoded together in the Parambassis ranga chromosome 20, fParRan2.1, whole genome shotgun sequence genome:
- the dnajc13 gene encoding dnaJ homolog subfamily C member 13 isoform X1, with protein sequence MNVVKDNKDLACFYTTKHSWRGKYKRVFSVGTHGITTYNPTTLEVTNQWPYGDICGIGPVGKGQGTEFNLTFRKGSGKKSETLKFSTEHRTELLTEALRFRTEFSEGKITGRRYNCYKHHWSDTRKSVSLEVTPGGIDQIDPHTNRVVCSYDYRNVEGFVEVSDYQGGFCILYGGFSRLHLFASEHREEIIRSAIEHAGNFIGIMLRLRKESLTFEDFVTDRLGKYSSDESITSLAEFVVQKITPRHPEPVKRILALTETCLVERDPASYNIVTVKPFGEVFALICDADNPQVFTVEFIRGQIRKFSSTERDSLLASLLDGVRASGNRDVCVKMAPTQRGQRWGLLSMPVDEEVESLHLKFLAAPPNGNFADAVFRFNANISYSGVLHAVTQDGLFSENKEKLISNAILALLTQEAELPALNAELESHFQAIRRLVASKAGFQAFTQLPKSGQGSGLTDATFREKLGVKTVKALKRNNNGVTHAAIDMLCALMCPMHDDYDLRQEQLNKASLLSSKKFLENLLEKFITNVDHGTGALVISSLLDFLTFALCAPYSETTEGQQFDMLLEMVASNGRTLFKLFQHPSMAIVKGAGLVMKAIIEEGDKEIATKMQELALSEGALPRHLHTSLFTISTDQRMLTNRQLSRHLVGLWTAENPVATNLLKRILPTGLLAYLDSPDPVPEKDLDRMHIRDNLKIATDQLNRNKVPEWQRIAGKAAKEVEKFAKEKADLVLMHWRDKMGIAQKEQDRNNLNPNQKPVILRKRRQRIKIEANWELFYYRFQLDHARSNLIWNLKTREELRDALESEMRGFSVDRELGNASVISWNHQEFEVKYECLSDEIKIGDYYLRLLLEEDENDESSAIKRSYEFFNELYHRFLLTPKVTMKCLCLQALAIVYGKCYEEIGPFTDTRYIVGMLDRCTDKLERDRLILFLNKLMLNKKNVKEVMDSNGVRILVDLLTMAHLHTSRATVPLQSNVLEAAPDMKRESEKEWYFGNADKERRGPFSFEEMQEFWNTGVLTAKTRCWAQGMDGWRPLQAIPQLKWCLLATGQAVMNETDLATLILNMLITMCSYYPSRDQDNSIIRPLPRIKRMITDNACLPHIVQLLLTFDPILVEKVANVLYLVMQDNPNLQRFYLTGVFFFIMMYTGSNVLPVARFLKYTHLKQAFKSEESKGQDIVQRSVLGPVLPEAMVCYLENYEAERFSEIFLGEFDTPEAIWSSEMRRMMIEKIAAHVADFSPRLQSNTRALYQYCPIPVISFPQLDNELFCNIYYLRHLCDSTRFPNWPIRDPVKLLKDTLEAWKKEVEKKPPSMSVDDAYEVLNLPKGQGQVEESKIRKAYFRLAQKYHPDKNPEGRDMFEKVNKAYEFLCTKSARILDGPDPENIILILKAQSILFNRHKQELEPYKYAGYPMLIKTITMETEDQQLFSKTSPLLPAAAELAFHTVNCSALNAEELRRENGIEVLLEALSRCVAVLTASSKPDDMAVQVCGHICKCYSVAAQFEECREKIIEMPNIIRDLCHILYYGKGLPKTAALAVQCVSSFAVDFFLQTHLYHAGVLWHLLVHLFNYDYTLEESGVQASQDTNQQEVANSLAKLSVVALSRLGGYMQLPHTQDGNNPVSETNGIEGTPPENPTVRKSLAAMLTPYISRKLGAGSPAEVLKLLNSNSENPYLIWNNGTRAELLEFLEAQQEGNIKRSENDKSFGAEFVFSDHGKELIVGEIFVRVYNEQPSFPLEYPKVFAASLLDYVGSQAQYLHTLLAMSQSNKVESQQHAERLRFAEMALEALRNVIKNNPGAESECIGHFKLLFSLLRVHGAGRVQQLVLEVVNTVTSNQECVSNIAESLVLSNLLLLLHSLPSSRQMVLETLYALTSNTKIIKEAMAKGALIYLLDLFCNCTHPQVRTQTAELFSKMTSDKLVGPKVRLTLMRFLPGVFMDAMRDNAEAAVHIFEGTHENPELIWNDNSREKVSTTVREMMLEHFKLQKDNPDVNWKLPEDFTMAYGAGQGELEVGGVFLRIFIAQPGWVLRKPREFLVSLLETLTELLEKNNPNGEALETVTTAAVCLFSAQSQLADQVPPLGHLPRVLAALNHKNNAVPKSSIRLIHVLSDNELCVRSMASLETIGPLMAGMKARTDMAGLACEALNRMFQKEQTELVAQALRVELVPYLLKLLEGIGLETLENPSATKAQIVKALKSMTRSLQYGEQVNEILARSSVWSAFKDQKHDLFISESQTAGYLTGPGVAGYLTAGTGTTVMPSVPPPVDNDIGDQG encoded by the exons ATGAATGTCgtcaaagacaacaaagacctGGCCTGTTTCTACACCACCAAACACTCCTGGAGGGGAAA GTACAAGCGCGTTTTTTCAGTGGGGACACATGGCATTACCACTTACAACCCTACCACACTAGAAGTAACAAATCAG TGGCCTTATGGGGACATCTGTGGTATCGGGCCAGTTGGGAAAGGTCAGGGGACAGAGTTCAACCTCACGTTCCGCAAAGGCAGCGGCAAGAAGTCGGAAACGCTCAAGTTCTCAACGGAGCATCGAACAGAGCTGCTCACAGAGGCACTG AGATTCAGAACAGAGTTTTCAGAGGGAAAAATAACCGGCAGG CGCTACAATTGCTACAAGCATCATTGGAGTGACACACGGAAATCTGTGAGTTTAGAGGTGACCCCAGGCGGCATAGACCAGATTGACCCCCACACCAACAGAGTTGTGTGCTCCTATGACTATCGAAATGTTGAAGGTTTTGTCGAGGTTTCTGACTACCAGGGAGGTTTTTGCATTCTTTATGGTGGCTTCAGCAGGCTG CATCTGTTTGCCTCGGAGCATCGAGAAGAAATCATCCGCAGTGCCATAGAGCACGCGGGAAACTTCATTGGCATCATGCTACGACTTCGAAAGGAGTCTCTGACCTTTGAGGATTTCGTGACTGACAGGTTGGGGAAGTACAGCTCAGATGAGAGCATCACTTCTCTGGCCGAGTTTGTGGTGCAGAAGATCACACCTCGACACCCG GAGCCTGTTAAGCGTATCCTGGCCCTGACAGAAACATGCTTAGTGGAGAGGGACCCAGCTTCATACAACATAGTCACTGTCAAACCTTTTGGAGAG GTGTTTGCTCTCATCTGTGACGCAGACAACCCTCAGGTGTTTACTGTTGAATTCATCCGAGGTCAGATCAGAAAGTTCTCCTCAACGGAAAG GGACTCTCTGTTAGCCAGCTTACTTGATGGAGTACGTGCATCAGGCAACAGGGACGTGTGCGTCAAGATGGCTCCCACACAGCGAGGGCAAAGATGGGGCTTACTGAGCATGCCtgtggatgaggaggtggagagtTTGCATCTCAAATTCCTGGCAGCACCTCCAA ATGGAAACTTTGCAGATGCAGTGTTCAGATTCAACGCCAACATATCGTACAGCGGAGTGCTGCATGCAGTAACCCAAGAT GGTCTTTTCTCCGAGAACAAAGAGAAACTCATCAGCAACGCCATACTGGCTCTGTTAACCCAGGAGGCAGAGCTGCCGGCGCTTAACGCGGAACTGGAAAGCCATTTTCAGGCCATTCGACGCTTGGTGGCCTCCAAGGCTGGCTTCCAGGCTTTCACCCAGCTGCCTAA GTCTGGTCAAGGGTCTGGACTCACAGACGCAAC GTTCAGGGAAAAGTTGGGAGTAAAGACggtaaaagctttaaaaaggAACAACAATGGTGTGACACATGCTGCTATAGACATGCTCTGTGCTCTGATGTGT CCAATGCATGATGATTATGACCTGAGGCAGGAGCAGCTGAACAAGGCCTCCCTGCTGTCTTCCAAGAAGTTCTTAGAAAACCTTCTTGAAAAATTCATCACTAATGTG gacCATGGAACAGGAGCACTGGTCATCAGCTCCTTGTTGGATTTCTTAACATTTGCCCTGTGTGCGCCCTACAGTGAAACCACAGAGGGGCAACAGTTTGACATGCTGCTTGAGATGGTTGCCTCCAATGGACGAACATTATTTAAACTGTTCCAG CATCCCTCAATGGCAATCGTGAAGGGGGCAGGCCTGGTGATGAAAGCCATCATTGAG GAAGGAGACAAGGAAATAGCCACTAAGATGCAAGAGCTGGCCTTGAGTGAAGGGGCTCTACCGAGGCATCTGCACACATCTTTGTTCACCATCAGCACAGACCAGCGGATGCTTACCAACAG GCAACTTAGCCGTCACCTGGTGGGACTGTGGACAGCGGAGAACCCGGTAGCCACAAACCTCCTGAAGAGGATACTG CCAACAGGCTTGTTGGCTTACCTAGACAGTCCTGACCCTGTTCCAGAGAAAGATTTGGACCGAATGCACATACGCGACAACCTGAAGATCGCAACG GACCAGCTAAATAGAAACAAGGTGCCTGAGTGGCAACGAATTGCAGGGAAAGCAGCCAAAGAAGTAGAGAAGTTTGCCAAGGAGAAAGCTGATCTGGTGTTGATGCACTGGAGAGATAAGATGGGCATAGCCCAGAAGGAG CAGGACAGAAATAACCTG AATCCAAACCAAAAGCCTGTCATCCTGCGGAAGCGGCGGCAGAGAATAAAGATTGAAGCGAACTGGGAGCTCTTCTACTACAG ATTCCAGCTAGACCATGCACGCTCCAACCTCATCTGGAACCTGAAAACAAGAGAGGAGCTGCGTGATGCTCTGGAGTCAGAGATGCGTGGTTTCAGTGTGGACCGCGAGCTCGGCAACGCCTCCGTCATCTCATGGAACCATCAGGAGTTTGAG GTGAAGTATGAGTGCCTTTCAGATGAGATAAAGATTGGGGATTATTACCTGcgtctgctgctggaggaggatgaAAATGACGAATCGAGTGCCATCAAGAGATC ATATGAGTTCTTCAACGAACTCTACCATCGCTTTTTGCTTACACCCAAAGTTACGATGAAGTGCCTGTGCCTACAGGCGCTTGCTATAGTCTACGGAAAGTGCTACGAAGAGATCGGCCCCTTCACAGACACGCGATACATCGTGGGCATGTTGGACCGG TGTACAGACAAGCTGGAAAGAGACAGACTCATCCTTTTCCTCAACAAGCTGATGCTCAACAAG AAAAATGTGAAGGAGGTGATGGACTCCAATGGAGTTCGTATCTTGGTGGATCTGCTTACCATGGCCCATCTGCATACCAGCAGAGCTACTGTGCCCTTACAG AGCAACGTGCTGGAGGCGGCTCCGGACATGAAAAGGGAGAGTGAGAAAGAGTGGTACTTTGGTAACGCAGACAAGGAGAGAAGAGGACCCTTCAGTTTTGAAGAA ATGCAGGAGTTCTGGAACACAGGTGTCCTGACAGCAAAGACACGCTGCTGGGCTCAGGGGATGGACGGTTGGCGCCCCCTACAGGCCATTCCTCAACTGAAGTGGTGCCTCCTGGCCACAGGACAGGCAGTAATGAATGAGACTGACCTGGCAACACTAATCCTTAACATGCTCATCACCATGTGTTCCTACTACCCCAGCAG GGACCAGGATAACTCCATTATTCGTCCTTTACCGAGGATCAAGAGGATGATCACTGACAATGCTTGTCTCCCTCACATTGTTCAG ctgctgctgactttTGACCCTATTCTGGTGGAGAAGGTCGCCAATGTTCTGTACTTGGTGATGCAGGACAATCCCAATCTGCAGCGCTTCTATTTAACAGgtgtcttcttcttcatcatgatGTACACAGGCTCCAACGTGCTTCCTGTAGCAAG GTTCCTGAAGTACACTCACCTGAAACAAGCCTTCAAATCCGAAGAG TCAAAGGGTCAGGACATTGTGCAGCGTAGTGTTCTGGGACCAGTATTGCCCGAGGCCATGGTGTGTTATCTGGAGAACTATGAGGCAGAGCGCTTCTCTGAGATATTCTTGGGAGAATTTGACACACCTGAAGCCATCTGGAGCAGTGAGATGAG GCGCATGATGATAGAGAAAATTGCTGCTCATGTAGCTGACTTCAGCCCCAGACTACAAAGCAACACAAGGGCCCTCTATCAGTACTGCCCCATCCCTGTGATCAGCTTCCCTCAGCTGGACAATGAGCTCTTCTGCAACATCTACTACCTCAGGCATCTGTGTGACAGTACCCGCTTCCCCAACTGGCCCATTCGAGATCCT GTGAAGCTGCTAAAAGATACACTTGAAGCGTGGaagaaggaggtggagaagaagCCTCCCTCGATGTCTGTGGATGATGCCTATGAAGTCCTCAACCTCCCTAAAGGACAGGGGCA GGTCGAGGAGAGTAAAATCAGGAAAGCCTACTTCAGACTGGCACAGAAATACCATCCTGACAAAAACCCAGAGGGCAGG GACATGTTTGAGAAAGTCAATAAAGCTTATGAGTTCCTGTGCACAAAGTCTGCCCGAATCCTGGACGGCCCTGACCCAGAAAACATCATTCTCATCCTCAAAGCCCAGAGTATCCTGTTCAACAGACATAAACAAG AACTGGAACCGTACAAATACGCTGGCTACCCCATGCTCATTAAAaccatcaccatggagacagaggatCAGCAGCTTTTCTCCAAaacctcccctctcctccctgccgCCGCTGAACTGGCCTTTCACACTGTCAACTGCTCGGCTCTTAATGCAGAGGAACTGCGCCGAGAAAACGGCATTgaa GTATTGTTGGAGGCTCTTTCTCGATGTGTTGCTGTCTTGACTGCATCCAGCAAGCCTGATGACATGGCTGTACAG GTGTGCGGGCACATCTGTAAGTGCTACAGTGTTGCAGCCCAGTTTGAGGAATGCAGAGAAAAGATCATTGAAATGCCCAACATTATCAGAGACCTCTGTCACATCTTGTACTATGGAAAG GGTCTCCCAAAGACTGCGGCCCTGGCAGTTCAGTGTGTCAGCTCCTTCGCAGTGGATTTCTTCCTCCAGACCCATCTGTACCATGCTGGTGTGCTTTGGCACCTGCTTGTCCACCTCTTCAACTACGACTACACTCTGGAGGAGAGTGGTGTGCAGGCCAGCCAGGACACCAACCAGCAGGAGGTTGCCAACAGCTTGGCCAAGCTTAGTGTGGTAGCCCTGAGCCGCCTGGGAGGCTACATGCAATTGCCACACACCCAAGATGGCAACAACCCTGTTTCAGAGACCAATGGTATAGAGGGCACGCCGCCTGAAAACCCCACCGTCCGCAAGAGCTTAGCAGCCATGCTGACGCCGTACATCTCCAGGAAGCTGGGAGCAGGATCACCTGCTGAG GTATTGAAGCTGCTGAATAGCAACTCAGAAAATCCATACCTGATCTGGAACAACGGAACACGAGCCGAGCTGCTGGAGTTCCTGGAGGCtcaacaggaaggaaacatcAAGAGG TCGGAAAATGATAAAAGCTTTGGTGCAGAGTTTGTATTCAGTGATCACGGCAAGGAGCTCATAGTGGGGGAAATTTTCGTCCGAGTGTACAACGAGCAGCCATCTTTTCCGTTGGAG TATCCCAAAGTGTTTGCCGCCAGTCTGCTTGACTACGTCGGCTCCCAGGCACAGTACCTCCACACTCTGCTGGCCATGAGTCAGAGCAACAAGGTAGAGTCCCAGCAGCATGCTGAGAGGCTTCGCTTCGCCGAGATGGCTTTAGAGGCTCTCCGCAATGTTATCAAGAACAACCCAG GCGCTGAGTCAGAGTGCATCGGCCATTTCAAGCTGCTCTTCTCTCTGTTGCGGGTTCATGGAGCTGGCAGAGTGCAGCAGCTGGTTTTGGAG GTTGTGAATACAGTGACATCAAACCAAGAATGTGTGAGCAACATTGCTGAGTCCCTGGTGTTGTCCAACCTGCTGTTGCTTCTCCACTCACTTCCTTCCA GCAGGCAAATGGTGTTGGAAACCCTTTATGCACTGACATCTAACACAAAGATCATCAAAGAGGCTATGGCCAAAG GTGCTCTCATCTATTTGCTGGACCTCTTCTGTAATTGCACACATCCACAGGTtcgcacacagacagcagagctcttCTCCAAGATGACCTCAGACAAGCTGGTTGGACCAAAG GTGCGCCTGACACTGATGCGTTTCCTTCCTGGTGTTTTCATGGACGCGATGCGAGACAATGCTGAGGCAGCTGTTCACATATTTGAGGGAACGCATGAAAACCCTGAGCTCATCTGGAATGACAACTCAAGGGAGAAAGTGTCCACCACAGTGCGGGAGATGATGCTTGA GCACTTTAAACTGCAAAAGGATAATCCTGATGTGAACTGgaaa TTGCCGGAGGACTTCACAATGGCCTATGGAGCCGGACAGGGCGAGCTTGAAGTTGGTGGTGTATTCTTGCGAATCTTTATTGCTCAGCCTGGCTGGGTGTTACGCAAACCGCGAGAGTTCCTGGTATCCCTCCTGGAAACCCTGACAGAGCTACTGGAGAAGAACAACCCCAAC GGTGAGGCCCTGGAAACCGTtaccacagcagcagtgtgtctgttcaGCGCACAGAGTCAGCTGGCTGACCAGGTTCCCCCTCTGGGTCACCTGCCTCGCGTCCTGGCAGCACTCAACCACAAGAACAACGCGGTGCCCAAGAGTTCCATCCGCCTGATCCACGTCCTCTCAGACAATGAG ctgtgtgtgcgTTCCATGGCTTCACTGGAGACCATCGGCCCCCTAATGGCTGGGATGAAAGCTCGCACTGACATGGCTGGATTGGCCTGTGAAGCCCTTAACCGCATGTTCCAAAAGGAGCAGACTGAACTAGTCGCTCAG GCTCTGAGAGTGGAGCTCGTTCCATATCTCCTGAAATTACTAGAAGGAATCGGCCTGGAGACTTTAGAAAACCCTTCAGCTACAAAGGCCCAGATAGTGAAAGCTCTGAAGTCCATGACTCGCAGTCTGCAGTATGGAGAGCAG GTGAATGAAATTCTTGCAAGGTCCTCGGTGTGGAGTGCCTTCAAAGACCAGAAACACGACCTTTTCATCTCAGAgtctcagactgcaggctacCTGACAG GTCCAGGAGTAGCAGGTTACCTTACAGCAGGAACTGGCACCACAGTAATGCCCAGCGTCCCTCCCCCTGTGGACAACGACATTGGAGACCAAGGCTGA